In one Neobacillus sp. WH10 genomic region, the following are encoded:
- a CDS encoding ABC transporter permease, translated as MDGVLHGELLTSFKDGTNKIVEGRQITKEDADKQVVIIEKHLAKKNNLKVGSKVKVKSEDVKASSEFEVVGIYKTSGSSQMPTIDPYNKMYVPYKASLKLTPKFVETLNFNHNSPDWQYVSNEFLVATQ; from the coding sequence ATGGATGGTGTTTTACATGGAGAGCTATTAACAAGCTTTAAGGATGGAACAAATAAGATTGTAGAAGGACGTCAAATAACAAAAGAAGACGCTGATAAACAAGTAGTAATAATTGAGAAGCACCTTGCTAAGAAGAATAACTTAAAGGTCGGAAGCAAGGTGAAAGTGAAATCTGAAGACGTTAAAGCAAGTAGCGAGTTTGAAGTTGTAGGTATTTACAAAACGAGCGGTAGCAGTCAGATGCCGACGATAGACCCGTATAACAAAATGTATGTTCCGTATAAAGCTTCTTTAAAGTTAACTCCGAAATTCGTAGAGACATTAAATTTCAATCATAATTCTCCTGATTGGCAATATGTATCAAATGAATTTTTGGTTGCAACCCAATGA
- a CDS encoding response regulator transcription factor, whose protein sequence is MRILVIEDEKDIAAAIEKVLKRDGYAVDLAANGSSALELIDINEYDLVILDLMLPDISGFEVLEKLRKNSQDTRVIIVSANHTTGDRVKGLDLGANDYVVKPFDFDELRARIRALLRRDFTSKLNVMVESGFEIDLSSKRVTYSSKELILTLKEFSIFSHLVQNKGKYINAEELYRHVWNEESNPFTEVMRVHIYSLRKKINEITGKNNVISTTKGLGYIFKGE, encoded by the coding sequence ATGCGAATATTGGTGATTGAAGATGAAAAAGACATTGCTGCCGCCATCGAAAAGGTGCTGAAGCGTGACGGATATGCCGTGGATTTGGCGGCAAATGGCTCATCCGCACTTGAGCTGATTGATATAAACGAATATGACTTGGTTATACTTGATTTAATGCTCCCTGACATCAGCGGTTTTGAAGTGCTTGAAAAATTACGCAAAAATTCACAGGACACACGAGTGATTATTGTTTCGGCCAATCATACGACAGGGGATCGTGTAAAAGGACTTGATCTTGGTGCCAATGATTATGTGGTTAAACCTTTTGATTTTGATGAATTGCGAGCGAGAATCCGCGCATTACTAAGACGTGATTTTACCAGCAAACTCAATGTGATGGTTGAATCCGGCTTTGAAATTGATCTGTCCTCTAAGCGGGTGACATATAGTAGCAAAGAACTGATTCTCACCTTAAAAGAATTTTCTATTTTCTCCCATCTTGTTCAAAACAAGGGTAAATATATAAACGCGGAGGAACTTTACCGCCATGTTTGGAACGAGGAGTCCAATCCGTTTACAGAAGTGATGCGTGTTCATATTTACTCTTTGCGCAAAAAAATCAATGAAATCACAGGTAAAAATAATGTAATTTCCACCACAAAGGGACTGGGTTATATCTTTAAGGGAGAATAG
- a CDS encoding HAMP domain-containing sensor histidine kinase: protein MKNLNFPLRWRISIFTALIVLASSAILVVFINLNVSRLVPNAATQIIGYTQGNVTITPNVNPADQNPAVGNQQQPGTAIIGNKASGSSVLISNEMQSLVNKILVGSIIILIITVIIGGVSSHLVAVSSLKPLKKLIGKIRALGADNLADTLPVPNQKDEIRELSISFNQMFAKLNNAFDSQKRFNAGVAHELKTPLTVIKSNISAVLEQEDCTAENYKELCQTINQSATKMNLMIEELLEMVSQENASLDDNVSMETIIYDVCEDISEMSSKKNIKVDCVTNHISLIKGNEILLYRAVFNIAENAVKYTQTGGKIHISCVDEKNQIKIVILDNGIGIEDDKLKKIFEPFYRTDRDNSNGHGLGLPLAKSVILRHGGEILVDSTLGSGTTFTIKIPK from the coding sequence ATGAAAAATTTAAATTTTCCTCTGCGCTGGAGGATTTCCATTTTTACAGCGCTGATTGTTTTGGCATCCAGCGCAATTTTAGTGGTGTTTATTAACTTAAATGTAAGCAGACTTGTACCAAATGCCGCCACACAAATCATCGGATATACGCAGGGAAATGTAACAATAACGCCAAACGTAAATCCCGCCGACCAAAATCCTGCCGTTGGAAATCAACAACAACCTGGCACCGCCATCATAGGCAATAAAGCCAGCGGCTCCAGTGTGCTCATTTCTAACGAAATGCAAAGTTTAGTCAATAAAATTTTGGTGGGTTCTATTATCATATTAATTATCACAGTAATTATTGGCGGGGTATCCTCACATTTGGTAGCGGTCAGTTCACTAAAGCCTTTAAAAAAACTAATCGGAAAAATCAGGGCTTTGGGTGCGGATAACCTTGCTGACACTTTGCCGGTGCCAAATCAAAAAGATGAAATCAGAGAATTATCCATTTCATTCAATCAAATGTTTGCCAAACTAAATAATGCCTTTGATTCACAAAAACGGTTTAATGCCGGGGTTGCTCATGAATTAAAAACGCCGCTGACCGTGATAAAATCAAACATCAGCGCTGTTCTGGAACAAGAGGATTGCACAGCAGAAAATTACAAAGAGCTTTGTCAAACAATCAATCAATCTGCCACCAAAATGAATTTGATGATTGAAGAACTTTTGGAAATGGTTTCACAGGAAAACGCATCACTTGACGATAATGTGTCCATGGAAACAATCATATATGATGTTTGCGAAGACATATCCGAAATGTCCAGCAAAAAAAACATAAAGGTTGACTGCGTGACAAATCATATATCGTTAATTAAAGGCAATGAGATTTTGTTATATCGTGCCGTTTTCAATATCGCTGAAAACGCCGTGAAGTACACACAGACCGGCGGAAAAATCCATATTTCATGCGTTGACGAAAAGAATCAAATTAAAATTGTAATTTTGGATAATGGCATTGGTATTGAAGATGACAAACTTAAAAAAATATTTGAACCATTTTACCGCACAGACAGAGATAATAGCAATGGACATGGGCTGGGCTTGCCGCTGGCTAAATCTGTAATTTTGCGGCATGGAGGCGAAATTTTGGTGGACAGCACTTTGGGAAGCGGAACGACTTTTACAATAAAAATTCCTAAATAA